The following is a genomic window from Deltaproteobacteria bacterium.
TTCCAGGGCGGGTCGATGGGAAGCGTGGTCGGCGAGAAGGTCGCCATGGCGGCCGAGGCGGCGCTGGAATCGGGGATTCCGCTGATCGTCTTCAGCGCCTCCGGAGGCGCCCGGATGCAGGAGGGGACGCTTTCCCTCATGCAGATGGCCAAGACCAGCGCGGCGCTGGCACGCCTCTCCGACGCGCGGCTTCCCTTCATCAGCGTTCTCACCGACCCCACGACCGGCGGAGTGGCGGCGAGTTTCGCGATGCTGGGAGACGTCATCATCTCGGAGCCGGGCGCCCTCGTCGGCTTCGCGGGGCCCCGGGTCATCGAGCAGACGATCAAGCAGAAGCTCCCGGACGGGTTCCAGCGGGCGGAGTTCCTCCTCGAGCACGGGATGGTGGACATGATCGTGGAGCGGAGCCGGATGAAGTCCACCCTGACGCAGCTCCTGCGGTACATGTCGGGATCCGGGGATCGATGACGCGGGAGGCGGGGCCCGCCGGTCCGGAGATCGTACGTCCGGGTCTGTCCCGGATCCTCCTTGCGTTCGAACGGTCCGGCCACCCGGAGGGGTGTTTCCGCACCCTGCACATCGCCGGGACCAACGGAAAAGGCTCCACCGCCTGCATCGTGGAGGCGGTCGTCCGGCGTCTCGCAGGCCCCCCCGTCGGTTTGTACACGTCTCCCCATCTCGTCTCGCCGGAGGAGAGGATCCGGGTCGACGGGAAAAAGATCCCCGCGCCCGCGCTGCGGGCGGGATTCCGGGCCGCGGAGGAAACCGCCGGTCCGTTCGGCCCCTTGACCTATTTCGAGAAGATGACGTGGACGGCCGCGGACTGGTTCCGGCGGAGGAAGGTCCGCCTGGCCGTGATGGAAACGGGGCTCGGAGGCCGCTGGGACGCGACCACCGCGTGCCGTCCGGCCGTCACCATGATCACGAACGTCGGGTACGACCACCGCGACTGGCTGGGAGACACGATTCCCCGGATCGCGGCGGAGAAGGCGGGCATCCTGAAGGAGGGCGTTCCCCTGGTCACGGGTCGGCTTCGCCCCGCCGCGCGCACGGTGGTCCGCGCGCTCGCTCGCTCGCTCGGATGCCCCTCCTGGGAGCTGGGCAGGGATTTCGACTGGCGGGAGGCCGGGGACGGCACGATTACGATCGCTCTGCCCGGAATTCGCCTGGATGGGCTGCGGTTGGCGCTGATCGGGCGGTTCCAGAAGGACAACGCCTCGGTTGCGCTCGCGGGAAGCTGGCGATGGGCGGTCGCCGAGGGGATCGGCGCCGGGACGTTCGCCCGCGCGGCGAGGGAGGCGGTGCGCTCCGCACGGTGGCCCGGAAGGCTCTGCCCGATCCCGTATCGACGCGATGCCGCCGGATGGGTCGACGGCGGGCACAACCGGGACGCCGCCCGCGCCCTGGCGCGGGAAATATCCGATTCGCCCCCATGGGGGACCGGAAGGAACGTCGTCGCGCTGTGGAGCATGCTGGCGGACAAGGACGCCGCCGGCTACCTTCGTGAGATCGCCCCTCACCTGTCCGGCGTGGTGACGTACCGCCTGCTGCACGATCGGGCCGCGGACACGGAAACCCTTCGTCGCGCATCCCGCCTTGCGGGGGCGGAATGCGTCGTGGCGGACGATTTCCCGGGCGGGTGGAGGAAGGCGCGCCGCTGGGCGGGAAAGGGGGGTGTCGTCCTGGTCTGCGGATCCCTGGCGGCCGTCGGCGACGCCTACCGACACCTCGAAGGAGAGGTGCCGTGAAATCCGGCATCCGTGCCGCCGCGGCGATCCTGCTCGCGCTGGTCGGGGCGACCGCCTTCGCGGAGGTGCGCCTGCCGGGGACACTCCCGCTTCTCCCGGGCAAGGACGGTTTCCGGCTGGATTCCCCGGTTCGGCTGTCGGCCGAGACCTTGTCGTACGACGAGAAGACCGGGGTGGCGCTCGCGGAGGGGAAAGTCGAACTGGGCCTCGGCAACCGCACGATGCGTGCGGACCGAATCCGGTACGACTCCGTCACCGGCGAGGCGGACCTCTCCGGAAAGGTGCACTACAGGGACGCGGACGAGGAGTTCGCGTTCGACCGGATCACGATCAACCTCGATACGGAGACCGGCATCCTGTACAACGGGACGATCCGGATCACCGCGAACAGCTACCTGATATCGAGCGAAAAGCTGGAGAAAACGGGGAAGCAGTCGTTCCTGATCGAGAAGGGGGTGCTGACCACGTGCCCCTGCGACCCCGAGCCCGACTGGAAATTCGAGGTGAGAAAGGCCCGCGTCGTGCTCGACGAATACGCCCGGGCGAAGGACATCACCTTCCGCATCCGCGGGGTGCCGGTGCTCTGGCTCCCGTACGGCGCCTTCCCCGTCAAGCTCACCCGGCAGAGCGGTCTCCTCATGCCGGGGTTCTCGAGCGGGAAATCGACCGGGTACACGATATCCCTCCCCCTGTACTGGGCGATCAACCGCTGGAGCGACGCCACCGTCACCCTCGACGCCATGAGCAAGCGCGGATACCGGCCGGAAATCGAGTACCGCTTCTCCCTGAACCGCGAATCGGAAGGCGCGATCCGGGGAACGGCCTTCCGCGACAAGGCGACGGACGATGCCCGTTGGCGGCTGTACGGGGAAAACGTCTACCGTTCGGGAGCGTGGACCGCGAACGGGAAGCTGGAGATTCCCTCCGACGACACGTACTACCTGGACCTGGTGGATACGGAACTCCTGCGGTCCGCGCGGACCGTGCGCTCCACCGGCTTCGTCGGTCGATCCGGAGAACATTCGGCCCAGGAGGCGCACGTCACCTGGAACCGGGACCTCCAGAGTCTCCCGGTCGACAACACGGTGCAGCGTTTTCCGGAATACACGATGACGGTCCTCCCGCGCTCCACCCCGGTGGCGGGGGTCGAGGTCTCGGGGGAATTCGCAGGGACCCGGTTCACCCGCGACGACGCGCCGGACGAGTTTCGCGGAAGGGGGGCCGCCGCCGTTTCCCGGACGTTCGGCCTGCATCCCTCGATCCACCTCGCCCCGTTCCTCTTCATCGATGCGCTCGGGGATCGGCGGGACGAATCCCGCGGGAATTCCCGGGATTCCGGAAGGGTCGTGCCCGGCGCGGGGGCGAATTTCACGGTGGACGCGGGAAGGGATTTCCGCGGAACCGACGGGAAGGGGAACGTCCACGCGATCCGCACCTCCCTGGGGTACCGCTACGTCCCGAAGGTCCGGCAGGACGATATCCCGCTCACCGACCAGTGGTCGCGGCTGGCTCCACAGAGCCAGTTCGCGCTGACGGTCTCCCAGCGGGTCCTCGCCTTCGACAACGGAACCTCCCCGGGAGAGCTCGCTTCGCTCACGCTGGAATGGGCGTACGACCCTTCGGGAAAGGATCCGGCGACGACGCCGTACGTCGACCCGCTGTCCCCGTTCGTCCGGACGTTCCGGGACCAGATCGATACGGTAGCCGTCCGTCCGGCCAGGGGGAAGACCGCGTATTCCGACGTGTATGCCAACCTGCGGATATCCCCCAAAGGTCCCTGGAAGATCCACGGCGAGACGCTGTTCGACCCGGTGTATTCGAGGATCATCCTCGGAGCCGTGAGCGGGGAGTGGCGCAGGGACGACGACAACCGGGTCCTCGCGGAATACCGGATATCCCGCGACCTTGCCGAGGACGTTCACGGGCTCGCGTCGTGGCGCCCGATCCGGTCGCTGCGGCTACAGGGGCAGACGAACTACTCGATCCGGAACCGGGCCCTGATCGACGGTTCCGCGGCCGTGACGCTGTTTCCCAAAAGCGACTGCTGGACCGTGGGGATCATCGCCGAGAGGAAGTCCAACCCCTCGGACACCACCTTGAAACTCAC
Proteins encoded in this region:
- a CDS encoding bifunctional folylpolyglutamate synthase/dihydrofolate synthase translates to MTREAGPAGPEIVRPGLSRILLAFERSGHPEGCFRTLHIAGTNGKGSTACIVEAVVRRLAGPPVGLYTSPHLVSPEERIRVDGKKIPAPALRAGFRAAEETAGPFGPLTYFEKMTWTAADWFRRRKVRLAVMETGLGGRWDATTACRPAVTMITNVGYDHRDWLGDTIPRIAAEKAGILKEGVPLVTGRLRPAARTVVRALARSLGCPSWELGRDFDWREAGDGTITIALPGIRLDGLRLALIGRFQKDNASVALAGSWRWAVAEGIGAGTFARAAREAVRSARWPGRLCPIPYRRDAAGWVDGGHNRDAARALAREISDSPPWGTGRNVVALWSMLADKDAAGYLREIAPHLSGVVTYRLLHDRAADTETLRRASRLAGAECVVADDFPGGWRKARRWAGKGGVVLVCGSLAAVGDAYRHLEGEVP
- a CDS encoding LPS-assembly protein LptD; protein product: MKSGIRAAAAILLALVGATAFAEVRLPGTLPLLPGKDGFRLDSPVRLSAETLSYDEKTGVALAEGKVELGLGNRTMRADRIRYDSVTGEADLSGKVHYRDADEEFAFDRITINLDTETGILYNGTIRITANSYLISSEKLEKTGKQSFLIEKGVLTTCPCDPEPDWKFEVRKARVVLDEYARAKDITFRIRGVPVLWLPYGAFPVKLTRQSGLLMPGFSSGKSTGYTISLPLYWAINRWSDATVTLDAMSKRGYRPEIEYRFSLNRESEGAIRGTAFRDKATDDARWRLYGENVYRSGAWTANGKLEIPSDDTYYLDLVDTELLRSARTVRSTGFVGRSGEHSAQEAHVTWNRDLQSLPVDNTVQRFPEYTMTVLPRSTPVAGVEVSGEFAGTRFTRDDAPDEFRGRGAAAVSRTFGLHPSIHLAPFLFIDALGDRRDESRGNSRDSGRVVPGAGANFTVDAGRDFRGTDGKGNVHAIRTSLGYRYVPKVRQDDIPLTDQWSRLAPQSQFALTVSQRVLAFDNGTSPGELASLTLEWAYDPSGKDPATTPYVDPLSPFVRTFRDQIDTVAVRPARGKTAYSDVYANLRISPKGPWKIHGETLFDPVYSRIILGAVSGEWRRDDDNRVLAEYRISRDLAEDVHGLASWRPIRSLRLQGQTNYSIRNRALIDGSAAVTLFPKSDCWTVGIIAERKSNPSDTTLKLTFGLKGIGSVGK
- a CDS encoding acetyl-CoA carboxylase carboxyltransferase subunit beta, giving the protein MAIRLFRKKDESDKKIKIPEGMWIKCDACLEIIYKPEVERNLNVCPKCVYHFRIPAMERIAAVTDEGTFAEFAEDLESVDPLNFTDTKKYVDRIKEARKKTGRREAVITGRARINGIEVVLAVLDFEFQGGSMGSVVGEKVAMAAEAALESGIPLIVFSASGGARMQEGTLSLMQMAKTSAALARLSDARLPFISVLTDPTTGGVAASFAMLGDVIISEPGALVGFAGPRVIEQTIKQKLPDGFQRAEFLLEHGMVDMIVERSRMKSTLTQLLRYMSGSGDR